From the Gadus chalcogrammus isolate NIFS_2021 chromosome 15, NIFS_Gcha_1.0, whole genome shotgun sequence genome, one window contains:
- the tlx1 gene encoding T-cell leukemia homeobox protein 1 isoform X2, which yields MEHIIGGAHLQHTHAEPISFGIDQILNNVEQSCMLGARMHEQPDYGYGGCVVSAAYGGMNGGFTCSNNGYNNMNHMNNNNNNSCGMGSLGSTYNMNMGVSLNGSNVNGAGVIRVPAHRPIGSGHASLQNGGMMSGAINNLTGLTFPWMESNRRYTKDRFTGHPYQNRTPPKKKKPRTSFTRLQICELEKRFHRQKYLASAERAALAKALKMTDAQVKTWFQNRRTKWRRQTAEEREAERQQANRILMQLQQEAFQKTINQPVTPDPLCLHNSSLYALQNLQPWTENTGKISSVSACE from the exons ATGGAGCACATCATCGGCGGGGCGCATCTCCAGCACACGCACGCTGAGCCCATCAGCTTCGGTATCGACCAGATCCTCAACAACGTGGAGCAGAGCTGCATGCTGGGCGCGAGGATGCACGAGCAGCCGGACTACGGTTACGGCGGCTGCGTGGTGAGCGCGGCCTACGGCGGCATGAACGGCGGCTTCACGTGCAGCAACAATGGATACAACAACATGAACCacatgaacaacaacaacaacaactcctgCGGGATGGGGTCCCTTGGCAGCACGTACAACATGAACATGGGGGTGAGCTTGAACGGAAGTAATGTGAACGGCGCCGGAGTGATCCGCGTGCCGGCGCACCGGCCGATAGGCAGCGGGCACGCCTCCTTACAGAACGGTGGCATGATGTCCGGGGCCATCAACAACCTGACAGGACTCACGTTCCCATGGATGGAGAGCAACAGACGGTATACCAAAGATCGCTTCACGG GTCACCCGTACCAGAACCGCACGCCCCCCAAAAAGAAGAAGCCGCGGACGTCGTTCACGCGCCTGCAGATCTGCGAGCTGGAGAAGCGCTTCCACCGGCAAAAGTACCTGGCGTCGGCGGAGCGCGCGGCCCTCGCCAAAGCCCTGAAGATGACAGACGCGCAGGTCAAGACGTGGTTCCAGAACAGGAGGACCAAATGGAG GCGGCAGACGGCGGAGGAACGAGAAGCTGAGCGGCAGCAGGCGAACCGCATCCTCATGCAGCTCCAGCAGGAGGCCTTCCAGAAGACCATCAACCAGCCCGTGACCCCTGACCCGCTGTGCCTTCACAACAGCTCCCTGTACGCCCTCCAGAACCTGCAGCCATGGACAGAGAACACGGGCAAAATCAGCAGCGTGTCGGCATGCGAATAG
- the tlx1 gene encoding T-cell leukemia homeobox protein 1 isoform X1, protein MEHIIGGAHLQHTHAEPISFGIDQILNNVEQSCMLGARMHEQPDYGYGGCVVSAAYGGMNGGFTCSNNGYNNMNHMNNNNNNSCGMGSLGSTYNMNMGVSLNGSNVNGAGVIRVPAHRPIGSGHASLQNGGMMSGAINNLTGLTFPWMESNRRYTKDRFTVALSPLTVTRRVGHPYQNRTPPKKKKPRTSFTRLQICELEKRFHRQKYLASAERAALAKALKMTDAQVKTWFQNRRTKWRRQTAEEREAERQQANRILMQLQQEAFQKTINQPVTPDPLCLHNSSLYALQNLQPWTENTGKISSVSACE, encoded by the exons ATGGAGCACATCATCGGCGGGGCGCATCTCCAGCACACGCACGCTGAGCCCATCAGCTTCGGTATCGACCAGATCCTCAACAACGTGGAGCAGAGCTGCATGCTGGGCGCGAGGATGCACGAGCAGCCGGACTACGGTTACGGCGGCTGCGTGGTGAGCGCGGCCTACGGCGGCATGAACGGCGGCTTCACGTGCAGCAACAATGGATACAACAACATGAACCacatgaacaacaacaacaacaactcctgCGGGATGGGGTCCCTTGGCAGCACGTACAACATGAACATGGGGGTGAGCTTGAACGGAAGTAATGTGAACGGCGCCGGAGTGATCCGCGTGCCGGCGCACCGGCCGATAGGCAGCGGGCACGCCTCCTTACAGAACGGTGGCATGATGTCCGGGGCCATCAACAACCTGACAGGACTCACGTTCCCATGGATGGAGAGCAACAGACGGTATACCAAAGATCGCTTCACGG TGGCCCTCTCACCACTCACTGTAACACGCCGCGTAGGTCACCCGTACCAGAACCGCACGCCCCCCAAAAAGAAGAAGCCGCGGACGTCGTTCACGCGCCTGCAGATCTGCGAGCTGGAGAAGCGCTTCCACCGGCAAAAGTACCTGGCGTCGGCGGAGCGCGCGGCCCTCGCCAAAGCCCTGAAGATGACAGACGCGCAGGTCAAGACGTGGTTCCAGAACAGGAGGACCAAATGGAG GCGGCAGACGGCGGAGGAACGAGAAGCTGAGCGGCAGCAGGCGAACCGCATCCTCATGCAGCTCCAGCAGGAGGCCTTCCAGAAGACCATCAACCAGCCCGTGACCCCTGACCCGCTGTGCCTTCACAACAGCTCCCTGTACGCCCTCCAGAACCTGCAGCCATGGACAGAGAACACGGGCAAAATCAGCAGCGTGTCGGCATGCGAATAG